A genomic region of Papaver somniferum cultivar HN1 chromosome 7, ASM357369v1, whole genome shotgun sequence contains the following coding sequences:
- the LOC113295998 gene encoding uncharacterized protein LOC113295998, giving the protein MVLEIRPRKNKTVVDKHGDNFSYWIPSKVKHSHGVSCWKTIANTAQLVNTHSYLTIHSGRATSFWHDIWKGDASLASLFHSLYKLTNNKNVKVADMVTVDGNWSFNFKRNLTNSETDRFADLLSVIGSTPPVLDNLPDTRRWSLHNDGIFTVKTLYAKLIENSGIDNFPHQFIWKKYIPPKINFLRWCLLHDKLNTIDMLQLKGVDIYNSCALRGDDMESQEHIFLHFKVAHIVWSMVMPTDCWSWVIPRNFNSLAQEWYHGHFSAIGNFIRELIPAAVVQTLWAERNNRIFQQKHTFKTDDDLGLEVRSLALSWTTAAGRRVHLNFANTIHNNWLSIFV; this is encoded by the coding sequence ATGGTGTTGGAGATTCGGCCAAGAAAAAACAAGACTGTGGTAGATAAACATGGGGATAACTTCTCCTATTGGATCCCAAGTAAGGTGAAGCATTCTCATGGTGTATCATGCTGGAAAACAATAGCTAATACAGCTCAGTTGGTCAACACTCACTCCTACTTGACTATTCATTCAGGAAGAGCAACTTCGTTTTGGCATGACATATGGAAAGGAGATGCCTCTCTTGCCTCCTTATTCCATTCTCTGTACAAGTTAACCAATAATAAGAACGTGAAGGTTGCAGATATGGTCACAGTAGATGGAAACTGGAGTTTTAATTTCAAACGTAATCTTACAAATTCTGAAACAGATAGGTTTGCTGATCTGCTGTCTGTTATTGGAAGCACTCCACCAGTTCTAGACAACCTTCCTGATACTAGGCGTTGGTCTTTGCATAATGATGGAATATTCACAGTTAAAACCCTATATGCCAAGCTTATTGAAAATTCAGGTATTGATAATTTCCCTCATCAATTCATTTGGAAGAAATATATTCCGCCCAAGATCAATTTCCTCCGTTGGTGTCTGTTGCATGACAAGTTGAACACCATAGACATGTTGCAGTTGAAAGGGGTTGATATTTACAATTCTTGTGCTCTCCGTGGAGATGATATGGAATCGCAAGAGCATATTTTCCTGCACTTTAAAGTTGCGCACATTGTCTGGTCGATGGTGATGCCAACTGACTGCTGGTCTTGGGTGATTCCAAGAAATTTCAATTCCCTGGCACAAGAATGGTACCATGGTCACTTCAGTGCTATAGGAAACTTCATCCGGGAACTGATCCCTGCGGCAGTGGTGCAAACTTTATGGGCTGAGCGCAATAATCGAATTTTTCAGCAGAAACATACGTTTAAAACAGATGATGACTTGGGTTTGGAAGTCCGTTCTTTGGCTTTATCTTGGACAACAGCAGCAGGCAGACGTGTCCATTTAAACTTTGCGAACACAATCCACAACAATTGGCTTTCCATCTTTGTGTAG